In the genome of Nonomuraea sp. NBC_00507, the window AGCGGCACGCCGGCCTCCCGCTCCAGCGCGCTGAGCTGCTGGGAGACGGCCGACGGCGTAAAGGTGACCGCCTCCGCGACCGCGGCGATCGTGCCGCGCCTGGCCAGTTCGCGAAGCAGGAGGAGCTTACGTGGGTCGAGCATAAGCTCAGCTTACGCTTGAACTTAGGAATCCGAACTGGACCTAACGGGTTGCGCTGGGTCAAGCTCAAAGCATGTTGAGAGGAATCCATGTGCCGCTGGTCACCCCGTTCAACGCGGCGGGTGAGGTGGCTGTAGACGCGATCGAGAAGCTCGCTCACCAGGTGCTCGACGACGGCGCGGCCGGGCTGGTCGCGCTGGGCACCACCGGTGAGGTGGCCGCGCTCGACCCCGAGGAGCGGGCCCGGGTGATCGAGGTGTGCGTCCGGGTCTGCGGGCAGCGGCAGGCGCTGCTGACGGTCGGGGTGACGGGAAACGACGTGCGATCGACGGCGCGGGCGTTGCGGAGCCTGCCGGAGGGGGTCGGGGCCGCCCTGGTGACCGTCCCGTACTTCCTGCGTCCCGGCGAACGCGGCGTGGTCGCGTACTTCGAGGCGCTGGCCGAGGAGACGCCCGTGCCGCTGGTGATCTACCACATCCCCTACCGGACCGGGCAGGCCGTGAGCGCCGCGACGCTGCGCCGGCTGGGGACGCATCCGATGGTCGCCGGCGTGAAGTACGCGGCGGGCGGGATCGATCAGGATGCGGTCGACCTGCTGGGGGACCTCCCCGACGGGTTCGAGGTGGTCGGCGGCGACGACGCGTTCATCTCGCCGCTGCTCGCCCTGGGCGCTTCGGGTGGGATCCTGGCCTCGGCGCAGCTGCGTACCAGGGACTTCGTCGAGCTGGCCGGCGCCTGGCAGGCGGGGTACGCGGGCCGGGCGCGGGCGCTCGGGCACCGGCTGGCCCGGCTGTCGGCGGCGCTCTTCGCCGAGCCCAACCCGACCGTGATCAAGGGCGTGCTGCACGCCCAGGGCCTGATCCCGACCCCGGACGTGCGGTTGCCGCTCCTGCCCGCCGGCGAGGCGGCGGTGTCACAGGCTCGCCTGGTAGCGGTACATCCATGCGAGTGATTCCTGGCTCGCGCTCTTCTTGAGGAAGATCGGCAGCATCAGGTCGCGGAAGACCCGGGCGACCGGGCCCGCGGCCTTGCTGTTGCTGATCGTCCTGGAGTACGCCACGACCTGTTCCACCCGAGGCCGCCGCTCGGCCTCGTAGCGCTCGAACGCCTCGCGGTGATCCCGGCTGTCGCGCAGGCACCTGGCCAGGACGATCGCGTCCTCGATGGCCAGCGAGGCGCCCTGGCCCGCGCTGGGCGAGGTGGCGTGGGCGGCGTCCCCGAGGAGCAGGACACGGCTGCGGTGCCAGACGGGCACCGGCGGCAAGTCGTGGATCGGCAGGCCCAACTCGACCTCGCTGCGCCCGATGAGCTCGGCGGAGGCGTTCGCGTCGTCCTCGAACGCCTTAACCAGCTCCGCCCGCCAGCTCTCGGGGACATCGCCAAGGCGCCTGGGCAGGTTCGCGAACCACCAGGTCTCACCGGACTCGGCCACCGAATAGCCGAAGAACGCCCGCTTGCCGAACACCATGTTGTACACGCCCGGCTCGCCGTCGAGGCCACCGTCCTTCACGATCCCGCCGAGGCTGTACAGGCCGCTGTAGCGGGGTGCCGGGGCCTGCGGGTCGAGCATCGCGCGGGTGCGCGAATGCACGCCGTCGCAGGCGATCAGCAGGTCGCCGGTGACCTCCGAACCGTCCTCGAACCTGGCCGTGACCTCGTCGCCACGGTCTTCGTAGGAGCTCAGGCGCTTGCCGTAGGTGATGCGGATGCCGCGCTGCTCGGCCTCGTCGCGGATGGCGCGGTAGAGGTCGGAACGCTGGACGGTGTGGCTCACGGTGCCGTCGTCGAGCCGCAGGCCGTTGGCCACCTCGCCGAGCCGCTTGCCCGAGCCGCTCCACATGACCATGCGCGGGGTGGGGATGGCCGTTTTCAACACCTGGCGGTGCGCGCCCAGCACCCGCAGGGCGGCCAGGCCGTTCGAGGCGATGTTGAGGAAGGAGCCCACGTTCTCCGCGCCCTGCCCGTACGCCTCGAAGATCTCGGCGTCGATGCCCACCTCGCGCAGCGCCATGGCGGTGACCGGGCCTGCGATGCCACAACCTATGACCAAAGCCTTCATTATGGTAACCTTTCGTTCGGTCGAACGAAATATATGACGAAGGCGGGGCCTGTGTCGAGAGGTATTTCGGAGCATCGAAAGAAATTGTTCGAGGAGCTCGCCATGGCAGGGCGGGACAGCAGCAACGCCGCCGTGATGTACCACACTGCGATGGGCGAACGCATGGGCCTCGGCATGACTGAGGAGAAGACCCTCGACCTGCTGCAACGTCTCGGCCCGATGACGGCGGGCGAGATCGCGCAGCACACCGGGCTGGCGCCGGCGTCGGTCAGCGGCCTGATCGACCGGCTGGAGGGCAAGTGGCTGGTGCGGCGGATCCGTGACACCAAGGACCGGCGCCGGGTCATCGTCGAGATCAACCATGAGCGGCTGGCCGGCTTCGGGGAGCTGTTCGAGCCGTTCGTGGCCGCGCTCGCCGAGCTGTACGACCGCTACACGGACGACCAGCTCGAAGTCATCCTCGACTACGTCACCCGGTCGACCGCCCTGCAGCGCGAGGCCACCGCAGGGCTGGTCGATGGTGATTAGCGGTCGGCGTCCCTGATGGCCGTGCCGACCTCGCTCACCCGGTCGGCGAGCAGGCCGATCGCGCCCACCGCCCGGGCCATCGGGTCGTCGTCCGCGCCGCCGAGCGCCTTGGACCTGAGGTAGGCCCGCTTGATCTCCGCCCAGCGCTCGGCCTGGTCAGGGGTCAGGCGGCCGCGCAGCTCGGCCAGCTTCAGCAGGTTGGCCTCGGCGTCCGTGGTCAGCGTCTGCGCCTCGCCGACGTAGTGGTCGTCGATCACCGCTTCCAGCTCGGCGTCGTTCATCGCGGGCACGATGCGCTCGGCCAGCTTGTTCATGTTCCGGTACGAGCCCTGCAGCCGGTACGGCGGCTCGGTGCGGGCCGCGTCCGACTGGGCGGCCGAGGCGATGTACGCCTGGTTGTTGGCCAGCACGACCTCCTGTACGCGGACCAGCTTCGCCAGGACGCTGAGGATCTGGTCCAGCTCCGGCTTCGTGTACGGGTGCTTGAGCTGGTCCGGCTGGACCGTCGTGTCACCCTTCGCGAGGCGGACGAGCAGCTCCACATCCGCGCGGTCGCGGCCCGACAGCGGGGCCAGCACCGGGTTGGAGGTGAGGGCGTTATCCACGTAGCTCAGCGCGAACAGCTCGTCCTTGCCCGACAGGACGTCGCCCAGGTTCCACACGTCGGCCCGGTTGGCGAGCATGTCGGGGATGCGGAAGCGCCGTCCGGACTCGGTGTACGGGTTGCCCGCCATGCACACCGCGAACCGCTTTCCACGCAGGTCGTAGGTGCGGGTGCGGCCGTTCCACACACCCTCGATGCGGCGCTGGGCGTCGCAGAGCGAGATGAACTTCTGCAGGAGCTCGGGGGAGGTGTGCTGGATGTCGTCCAGGTAGAGCAGGGTGTTGTTGCCCGTTTCGAGGGCGAATGAGATCTTCTCCACCTCCTGCCTGGCCGTCGCGTCGGGGGCGTCCGCCGGGTCGAGCGAGGTCACCTCGTGGCCCAGCGCCGGGCCGTTCACCTTGACGAAGACCAGGCCGAGGCGGCTGGCCACGTACTCCATCAACGTCGTCTTGCCGTAGCCGGGGGGTGAGATGAGCAGCAGGAGGCCCATCTGGTCGGTGCGTTTGCCTGCGCCGGCCGCGCCCAGTTGCTTGGCCAGGTTGTCGCCGATCAGCGGCAGGTACACCTCATCGAGCAGGCGGTTGCGGACGAAGGCGCTCATGACCTTGGGCTTGTACTCGTCCAGGCGCAGGCGGTTTCTTTCCGCCTCGACCAGTTCGCTCCTGCTGCGCTGATAGGCGCGATAGGCGGGGACCCGGTCCTGTCGGAACTGGCGGGTCCTGGTGAGGATCTCGTCCAGCTGGATGTGGAGTTTGCGGTCCTTGATCCGGGGGTGGGTGCCCAGGAGGCCGTCCACGGTCTCGGCGGTGGCGGCGCTGGAGTCGTGGCGGGGGAGGTCGCCGCACAACTGCACGGCGATGGCCTCGGCGGTCTCCGGGCCCTGGTGGTAGGCGCTCAGCCAGGCGTGGGCCAGTTGCAGGCGTTCGGGGAGGGCAAGTGCTTTGAGGTCCTCCTCGAACTCGCGCAACTTGACCGGGCCGAGGGCGTGGCGGAAACCGTCGAGGAGGTCGCGCGCCGCCTTGCTGGTCACAAAGCCCACGGGGCTGCCGGCCAGCTCCTCGACAAGATACTCACCCGCCACCGCGACGCCGGCCGGGCTCGGTGCGTGTGGGTGGAGGCCCGCCATGAAGTCGGCGATCAACGTCCCGAGCTCGGTGGCGAGGGAGCCGAGGGTGGGGGTGATGCCGAAGACCGTGCGCGCACGGACCAGCGACACGGCCCGGGTGGTGAATGTTTTACGTGAAACCTCGTCCGCCCCGAAGGCCCAGAACAGCTGGGCCATGGCTCGCACCTCAGCCGGGTACCGCAGCAGCCCGGCCCCTTCCCGCAGCCGCATCAGCGTGTCGAGGATGGCCGTGGCGTCGTGATCGTGGACCCCGCGCTCGTATCCCTCGTCATATCGGGACTCGGCGGCCTGACGCACCAGGTCGGCCAGGGGTGCGCCCGGCGTGACGGAGTCCAGGAGCGAGGCGGCCAGGTGCTCGGCACGGTAGACGTCGGGCGTCTCCGACACCAGGAGCTGGTCCCAGAAGGGCCGGGTGTGCTCGAAGGAGGGCGGGACGGGGGAGCGGTAGTCGGTGCCCGTGATCGCGAAGTACATGGCGTTGTCGTGCGGCACCAGCGTCAGGTCGATGGGCTGGGTGTTGACGGCGAAGCGGTGACGCCCGAGCCGCAGGGTCTCGCCGCCGTCGGAGAAGAGGTCCAGGCGGTCCCGGAGGGCCCGCGCCGCCTCCTGCTGCGCCGACTTGACCCGGCCGTCCAGCTCCTCGGCCCGTACGGCATCCCCGAGTGACCGCAGCTCCCCGGCGGCCGAGCGGACCTTGGCCACCATCGGGTCGGTCGCGAAATACGTGTTGACCTCGTCCAGCGAGCCCAGCGAGCCGAGCCGGCGGGTGATGCTGCCGAGGACGCGCTCGGCCGAGGCGAAGAGCCGGTCCGCGCGCCGGGCCAGCTCGTCCAGCTGAGTCTGCTTGCGGGCAGAGAACGCCTCGTAGACGTCGTCCCGCTTGGCCGACAGCTGCGCGGCGAAGTCGTCGAACTCGCCGAAGCGGGACTCCAGGTTCTCCAGCTGGAGCATGAGCCGCCCGAGCTGCTCGTCGCACTTGTCGGGGGTGTCGGCCACCGCGAGCGCGCCGGTGATGGCCTGCCCGAGCAGGGCGAACTCGGCGGCGAACGCGGCCCGGCCCTCCGTGCCGAGCAGCTCGCGCCGCCGCCCGTCGAGCAGGGCGCGGGCCCGGTTCACGCCGCCGAGGACCTCCGCGATCCGGCCCAGGATGGACGTGCGCACGGTGGCGTCGGCGATGTCCAGCGAGCCGACGACCTCCGTGACCACCTCCAGGCCTTCCGCCTGCTCCGCCAGCCGCTCGGCGACGGGTGCGGCCTCGGCGACCGTGGCGATGGCGGCGGCATCGGCGGCGAGCTGCTCGACGGCCGCGTGGTAGGAGGTGAACGCGTCCTGCCCGGAGAGGAACGCGACCGCCCGGCGGCCGGTCGCGGTCACCTCCTCGGTCACGGAGGTGGACAGCGTGTCCAGCGCGGCGAGGTCGATGTAGCGGGTCTCGCGCAGCGTCACCAGGCGGCCCTGGGCGCGGCGGAGCGTGGCCAGCATGGTCACCCAGGCGTCGGCGGTGACCGGGCTGTCGGCCCGCGCCTGACGTACCAGCTGGGTGGTCTCCTCTGTGGCCTTGGCGAGCGTGTCGGCGGCCAGCCGCGTGAGGTGCTCGACGTTCTCGTACTCGTCGAGGACCTGTTCGGCGGTGGCGCGGACGTCGGCGAGCGGCCCGCGCAGGCCGTGCTCGCCGAGCCAGTGGTAGGAGTCGAAGGCCCGCGTGCAGGCGGCGATCAGCCCTTCGAACGTGCCGGCCGACGGCGCCATCTCCTCGACCATGCGGGTGACCGACAGGCAGTCGGAGATGCCGCGCACCAACTCGGCGTTGCCGATGCGCTCCAGCGGGCCGGTCCCGGGGGGCTGGGCGGCGGCGTAGGTGTCGGAGACGTACGGGGTCTGCCAGACCTGCATCGGGTGGACCCGGGTGGGCTCCTCGGAGGTGGCGCGGAAGACCACCATCGTGCCGTCGTCGAAGAGCGAGTACCCGTGGCAGACGATGGGGTTGGCCACCTCCTTCCTGATCACGTTGTACGGCAGCAGCAGCGAGCGCCCGTCGCCCCGGGAGTGGAAGACGTACAGCACG includes:
- a CDS encoding MarR family winged helix-turn-helix transcriptional regulator; amino-acid sequence: MAGRDSSNAAVMYHTAMGERMGLGMTEEKTLDLLQRLGPMTAGEIAQHTGLAPASVSGLIDRLEGKWLVRRIRDTKDRRRVIVEINHERLAGFGELFEPFVAALAELYDRYTDDQLEVILDYVTRSTALQREATAGLVDGD
- a CDS encoding dihydrodipicolinate synthase family protein, whose translation is MLRGIHVPLVTPFNAAGEVAVDAIEKLAHQVLDDGAAGLVALGTTGEVAALDPEERARVIEVCVRVCGQRQALLTVGVTGNDVRSTARALRSLPEGVGAALVTVPYFLRPGERGVVAYFEALAEETPVPLVIYHIPYRTGQAVSAATLRRLGTHPMVAGVKYAAGGIDQDAVDLLGDLPDGFEVVGGDDAFISPLLALGASGGILASAQLRTRDFVELAGAWQAGYAGRARALGHRLARLSAALFAEPNPTVIKGVLHAQGLIPTPDVRLPLLPAGEAAVSQARLVAVHPCE
- a CDS encoding DNA repair ATPase, translated to MSTVVEARLEAGTYEVLRNRLQAQAKSLAAAAEALNAERLKVFGGAELRLLGTERIRTENNCVPRDIVSLGDVMLFGYNVFIGLKPETAVADVFAVHRFSRDGDAFRFDADKLETLDDPAFKKDFAELYRYYKETRLQQLRRVEGKLLAVFQTGPADLRVLRWTVGNDGIPKYLDNRGERDHVFPASHDFEWTVTTRDDHVLGRHPHVSIQGEVFVETVGGDLTIKIEDNTESGAGIYAEPVTEALQSLADADVEYARVGPLILMRIRPYKEPEWRHLVFNTRTKAVIRLDGIGQACQRLPEDQGLIFPGGYYLTTGVSKTFDTDVTDLEFERVVRSPNGEDVLYVFHSRGDGRSLLLPYNVIRKEVANPIVCHGYSLFDDGTMVVFRATSEEPTRVHPMQVWQTPYVSDTYAAAQPPGTGPLERIGNAELVRGISDCLSVTRMVEEMAPSAGTFEGLIAACTRAFDSYHWLGEHGLRGPLADVRATAEQVLDEYENVEHLTRLAADTLAKATEETTQLVRQARADSPVTADAWVTMLATLRRAQGRLVTLRETRYIDLAALDTLSTSVTEEVTATGRRAVAFLSGQDAFTSYHAAVEQLAADAAAIATVAEAAPVAERLAEQAEGLEVVTEVVGSLDIADATVRTSILGRIAEVLGGVNRARALLDGRRRELLGTEGRAAFAAEFALLGQAITGALAVADTPDKCDEQLGRLMLQLENLESRFGEFDDFAAQLSAKRDDVYEAFSARKQTQLDELARRADRLFASAERVLGSITRRLGSLGSLDEVNTYFATDPMVAKVRSAAGELRSLGDAVRAEELDGRVKSAQQEAARALRDRLDLFSDGGETLRLGRHRFAVNTQPIDLTLVPHDNAMYFAITGTDYRSPVPPSFEHTRPFWDQLLVSETPDVYRAEHLAASLLDSVTPGAPLADLVRQAAESRYDEGYERGVHDHDATAILDTLMRLREGAGLLRYPAEVRAMAQLFWAFGADEVSRKTFTTRAVSLVRARTVFGITPTLGSLATELGTLIADFMAGLHPHAPSPAGVAVAGEYLVEELAGSPVGFVTSKAARDLLDGFRHALGPVKLREFEEDLKALALPERLQLAHAWLSAYHQGPETAEAIAVQLCGDLPRHDSSAATAETVDGLLGTHPRIKDRKLHIQLDEILTRTRQFRQDRVPAYRAYQRSRSELVEAERNRLRLDEYKPKVMSAFVRNRLLDEVYLPLIGDNLAKQLGAAGAGKRTDQMGLLLLISPPGYGKTTLMEYVASRLGLVFVKVNGPALGHEVTSLDPADAPDATARQEVEKISFALETGNNTLLYLDDIQHTSPELLQKFISLCDAQRRIEGVWNGRTRTYDLRGKRFAVCMAGNPYTESGRRFRIPDMLANRADVWNLGDVLSGKDELFALSYVDNALTSNPVLAPLSGRDRADVELLVRLAKGDTTVQPDQLKHPYTKPELDQILSVLAKLVRVQEVVLANNQAYIASAAQSDAARTEPPYRLQGSYRNMNKLAERIVPAMNDAELEAVIDDHYVGEAQTLTTDAEANLLKLAELRGRLTPDQAERWAEIKRAYLRSKALGGADDDPMARAVGAIGLLADRVSEVGTAIRDADR
- a CDS encoding FAD-dependent oxidoreductase; the encoded protein is MKALVIGCGIAGPVTAMALREVGIDAEIFEAYGQGAENVGSFLNIASNGLAALRVLGAHRQVLKTAIPTPRMVMWSGSGKRLGEVANGLRLDDGTVSHTVQRSDLYRAIRDEAEQRGIRITYGKRLSSYEDRGDEVTARFEDGSEVTGDLLIACDGVHSRTRAMLDPQAPAPRYSGLYSLGGIVKDGGLDGEPGVYNMVFGKRAFFGYSVAESGETWWFANLPRRLGDVPESWRAELVKAFEDDANASAELIGRSEVELGLPIHDLPPVPVWHRSRVLLLGDAAHATSPSAGQGASLAIEDAIVLARCLRDSRDHREAFERYEAERRPRVEQVVAYSRTISNSKAAGPVARVFRDLMLPIFLKKSASQESLAWMYRYQASL